One window of the Chloroflexota bacterium genome contains the following:
- a CDS encoding fructosamine kinase family protein, whose amino-acid sequence MSNTLSRALTDSLGELFGATPRDIRRVGGGDISQAARVTLGSQIILVKWHSQPPQPREGWLEMFEAEARGLQLLASTGTLRVPRVLGHGGKQSDRPAFIVMSWIERGSGQRGDAGAALGRGLSAMHRVSGKRYGLDHGNYCGATPQDNAWCDSWIEFYGRRRLGFQMELAGQRGRMPRQRRQRLERLIANLDGWIDESQCQPSVLHGDLWGGNWMIDTAGEPVLIDPAVYYGEREAELGMCHLFGGFPSQFFQAYDEAWPPAPGRDERISLYKLYHVLNHLNLFGEGYGSQVDDILRRYVS is encoded by the coding sequence GTGAGCAATACGCTTTCCCGGGCATTGACGGATTCCCTCGGCGAGCTCTTTGGCGCAACGCCGCGGGATATCCGCAGGGTTGGGGGAGGAGACATCAGCCAGGCCGCCCGTGTCACCCTCGGCAGCCAGATCATACTGGTCAAATGGCACAGCCAGCCTCCCCAACCCCGGGAAGGCTGGCTGGAGATGTTTGAGGCCGAGGCGCGTGGATTACAACTGCTGGCCTCGACCGGGACCCTGCGTGTGCCGCGGGTGCTAGGCCACGGAGGCAAGCAATCTGACCGGCCTGCGTTCATCGTCATGAGCTGGATCGAGCGAGGAAGCGGCCAGAGGGGAGATGCCGGTGCCGCCTTGGGCCGCGGCCTTTCCGCCATGCATCGGGTCAGCGGAAAACGCTACGGCCTGGATCATGGGAATTACTGCGGCGCCACTCCCCAGGACAATGCCTGGTGCGATTCCTGGATCGAATTCTACGGGCGGCGGCGACTGGGATTCCAGATGGAACTCGCAGGCCAGCGAGGACGTATGCCGCGACAACGACGACAGCGTCTGGAGCGCCTGATCGCCAATCTCGATGGCTGGATCGACGAAAGCCAGTGCCAACCATCCGTGCTGCACGGGGACCTCTGGGGTGGCAACTGGATGATCGATACTGCCGGAGAACCGGTGCTCATCGATCCTGCCGTCTATTACGGCGAACGGGAAGCGGAGTTGGGCATGTGCCACCTCTTCGGCGGCTTTCCCTCCCAGTTTTTCCAGGCGTACGACGAGGCCTGGCCCCCCGCTCCTGGCCGTGACGAAAGAATTTCACTCTACAAACTCTATCACGTGTTGAACCATCTCAACCTCTTTGGCGAGGGCTACGGCAGTCAAGTCGATGATATCCTGCGTCGCTATGTGAGTTGA
- a CDS encoding alpha-L-fucosidase, with translation MDTSASNPHTGWFTAARFGLFIHFGIYSSTARNEWVKHFERIPDEEYQKYFDHFDPDLYDPVEWAWQARAAGMKYVVVTSKHHDGFCLWDSDLTDYKATNTPAGRDLIAPLVEAVRAEGLKIGFYHSLIDWHHPQYTVDGLHPLRDDVAFREAAGEGDMAAYRAYLYGQVRELLTRYGKIDIMWFDFSYPELDWGWSKGKDKDDWEAETLMALVRELQPGIIINNRLDIPGDFITPEQYQPAAPLLVDGQPVLWEACQTLNGSWGHDRDNLDWKSAAMLVRMLIDSVSNNGNLLLNVGPTGRGEFEPQSVDRLCKIGEWTRLHGRAIYRCGASQFTPPPDCRYTQRGDRLYLHLFAWPFKFIHLPGLAGKVAYAQLLNDASEIRIREPDPEVTGHLVPTGVPGDALTLALPVQRPDVIVPVIELFLR, from the coding sequence GTGGACACAAGCGCATCCAATCCCCACACCGGTTGGTTCACCGCCGCCCGCTTCGGCCTCTTCATCCATTTCGGAATCTACAGCTCGACCGCCCGCAACGAGTGGGTGAAACATTTCGAACGCATCCCCGATGAAGAGTATCAGAAGTACTTCGACCACTTCGACCCCGACCTCTACGATCCTGTGGAGTGGGCCTGGCAGGCCAGGGCCGCGGGCATGAAGTACGTAGTCGTCACATCCAAGCACCACGACGGTTTCTGCCTCTGGGATTCGGACCTGACCGACTACAAAGCCACCAACACGCCGGCCGGCCGGGACCTCATCGCCCCGCTGGTGGAAGCGGTGCGCGCCGAGGGGCTGAAAATCGGCTTCTACCACTCGCTTATCGACTGGCATCACCCCCAGTACACGGTGGATGGGCTGCACCCCCTGCGCGATGATGTGGCTTTCCGGGAGGCTGCCGGAGAGGGGGATATGGCCGCCTACAGGGCGTATCTCTATGGCCAGGTGCGGGAGTTGCTGACCCGCTACGGCAAGATCGACATCATGTGGTTCGACTTCTCCTATCCCGAGCTGGATTGGGGCTGGTCCAAAGGCAAGGACAAAGATGACTGGGAGGCGGAGACGTTGATGGCACTGGTGCGTGAGTTGCAGCCCGGTATCATCATCAACAACCGGCTGGATATCCCCGGCGATTTCATCACGCCGGAACAGTATCAACCAGCGGCCCCGTTGCTGGTGGACGGCCAGCCCGTACTCTGGGAAGCGTGCCAGACCCTCAACGGCAGTTGGGGTCATGACCGGGACAACCTGGACTGGAAGTCGGCGGCGATGCTGGTCAGGATGTTGATCGACTCGGTTTCCAATAACGGCAACCTGCTGCTCAACGTGGGGCCGACGGGGCGGGGTGAGTTTGAGCCACAATCGGTCGATCGATTATGCAAAATAGGCGAATGGACGCGGTTGCACGGCCGGGCTATTTACCGCTGTGGCGCCAGCCAATTCACGCCACCGCCCGACTGCCGCTACACCCAGCGCGGTGACCGGCTCTATCTTCATCTGTTCGCCTGGCCGTTCAAATTTATCCATCTGCCCGGACTGGCGGGGAAAGTCGCCTATGCCCAATTGCTGAACGACGCATCGGAGATCAGAATCCGCGAGCCTGACCCGGAGGTGACCGGTCATCTTGTGCCCACTGGTGTGCCTGGTGACGCGCTGACGCTGGCGTTGCCGGTGCAGCGACCGGACGTGATCGTGCCGGTGATTGAGTTGTTTTTGAGGTAG
- the ppdK gene encoding pyruvate, phosphate dikinase yields MSNKWVYLFGEVDEATEYVGGEWELVRALLGGKGANLAEMTRIGVPVPPGFTVTTEACNTYLDEGGQFPEEMWKQELAAMKATETATGKTFGDPKKPLLVSCRSGAKFSMPGMMDTVLNIGLNDETAAGMAELTEDERFVYDSYRRLVQMFGSVVLDIDDEAFEDPLTAYKELKGYNSDTDMTADDWKELTKQFQAIIKEHVGFDFPQDPYDQLKMATEAVFKSWNGKRAIDYRNAAKIRHDLGTAVNIMTMVFGNMGWQSGTGVAFTRNPSTGERKMFGDYLLNAQGEDVVAGIRNTEDITRLQEEMPEVYQQFLDISEKLEQHYREMQDVEFTIENQQFWMLQTRDGKRTAKAAIKIAVDMVNEGLISKEEAVMRVSPDQVDTLLHPQFDTEAKNMAKAEGKLLATGVNASPGAAVGQVYFDADTAEAMGKEEGQDVIMVRPFTRPDDVHGMLASKGILTSEGGATSHAAVVARQFGVPCVVGASDVRINQEGRFFTANDIIVKEGDQVSLDGAAGEVYLGEIPTTFPDFEEQTDLITLLSWADEIRRMEVWANADYPDDAVRARSFGAQGIGLCRTEHMFFEEERLPVVQRMILSDTSEERKAALDELLPHQRGDFEGLFEAMDGLPVIIRLIDPPLHEFMPDHDDIFEEVITMRVKGETEGLTEKEELLEAINSMHESNPMMGMRGIRLSIMMPEIVEMQVRAIFEAAANKALEGIVVKPEVMIPLAGHVNELKVIQPKLERIAREVMDEKGVEFEYKFGTMIEIPRAALTAAEIAEVAEFFSFGTNDLTQMTFGYSRDDAEARFLLTYVEDGILPVNPFQTIDQEGVGRLMKFAVDEGREVRPDLEVGICGEHGGDPSSVEFCHMIGNNYVSCSPFRVPIARLAAAQATIKHGK; encoded by the coding sequence ATGAGCAACAAGTGGGTCTACCTGTTTGGAGAGGTAGATGAAGCAACAGAGTACGTTGGCGGCGAATGGGAACTTGTCCGGGCTCTATTGGGTGGCAAGGGCGCCAATCTCGCAGAGATGACCCGCATCGGGGTGCCGGTACCTCCCGGCTTCACTGTGACAACCGAGGCCTGCAATACCTATCTGGATGAGGGCGGTCAGTTCCCCGAGGAAATGTGGAAACAAGAACTGGCAGCCATGAAGGCCACCGAGACAGCCACAGGAAAGACCTTTGGCGATCCCAAGAAACCCCTGTTGGTTTCCTGCCGCTCCGGTGCCAAGTTCTCCATGCCCGGCATGATGGACACCGTACTCAACATCGGTCTTAACGATGAGACCGCGGCAGGCATGGCCGAATTGACCGAAGACGAACGTTTTGTGTACGATTCCTACCGCCGGCTGGTGCAGATGTTTGGCAGTGTCGTGTTGGACATCGACGACGAAGCCTTTGAAGATCCTTTGACTGCCTACAAGGAGCTGAAAGGCTACAACAGCGACACCGACATGACGGCAGATGACTGGAAAGAACTCACGAAACAGTTCCAGGCCATTATCAAGGAACATGTGGGCTTCGATTTTCCGCAGGATCCCTACGACCAGCTGAAGATGGCCACCGAGGCCGTTTTCAAGAGCTGGAACGGCAAGCGGGCCATCGACTACCGCAATGCCGCCAAGATCCGCCACGACCTGGGCACCGCTGTCAACATCATGACCATGGTCTTCGGCAACATGGGCTGGCAAAGTGGCACTGGCGTCGCCTTCACCCGCAATCCTTCAACGGGCGAGCGCAAGATGTTCGGCGATTACCTGCTCAACGCCCAGGGCGAAGACGTGGTCGCTGGCATTCGCAATACCGAGGATATTACCAGGCTTCAGGAGGAGATGCCCGAGGTTTACCAGCAATTCCTGGACATTTCCGAGAAGCTGGAACAACACTATCGAGAGATGCAGGATGTTGAGTTCACCATTGAGAACCAACAGTTCTGGATGCTTCAGACTCGTGACGGCAAGCGCACAGCCAAGGCCGCAATCAAGATTGCTGTCGATATGGTCAACGAAGGACTGATCAGCAAGGAAGAGGCTGTGATGCGGGTTTCCCCGGACCAGGTCGACACCCTGCTGCACCCGCAGTTCGATACGGAAGCCAAAAACATGGCCAAGGCTGAGGGCAAGCTGCTCGCCACAGGCGTCAACGCCTCTCCCGGCGCCGCTGTGGGCCAGGTATATTTCGATGCCGATACCGCCGAGGCCATGGGCAAGGAAGAGGGCCAGGACGTGATCATGGTCCGTCCCTTCACCCGCCCGGACGATGTGCACGGCATGCTGGCAAGTAAAGGCATTCTCACCAGCGAGGGTGGCGCTACCAGCCACGCCGCAGTGGTTGCCCGGCAATTCGGCGTTCCCTGTGTCGTCGGCGCTTCCGATGTCAGGATCAACCAGGAAGGCCGCTTCTTTACCGCCAACGACATCATCGTCAAGGAAGGGGACCAGGTTTCCCTGGACGGCGCGGCCGGCGAGGTCTACCTGGGCGAAATTCCGACCACCTTCCCTGACTTCGAGGAACAGACGGACCTGATCACGCTGCTGAGTTGGGCCGACGAGATTCGCCGCATGGAGGTCTGGGCCAACGCTGATTACCCCGATGATGCGGTGCGCGCCCGGAGCTTCGGCGCCCAGGGCATCGGCCTCTGCCGCACCGAGCACATGTTCTTCGAAGAAGAGCGTCTGCCGGTGGTACAGCGCATGATCCTCTCCGACACCAGCGAAGAACGCAAGGCGGCCCTTGACGAGTTACTGCCCCATCAGCGAGGCGACTTTGAAGGTCTGTTCGAGGCCATGGATGGCCTGCCGGTCATCATCCGCCTGATCGACCCGCCGCTGCATGAGTTTATGCCCGACCACGACGATATCTTCGAAGAGGTCATCACCATGCGGGTCAAGGGAGAGACCGAGGGCCTGACAGAGAAGGAAGAGCTGCTGGAAGCCATCAACAGCATGCATGAGAGCAACCCCATGATGGGTATGCGTGGCATTCGCCTGAGCATCATGATGCCTGAGATCGTTGAAATGCAGGTACGGGCGATCTTCGAGGCTGCCGCCAACAAGGCCCTCGAAGGCATCGTCGTCAAACCCGAGGTAATGATCCCGCTGGCTGGCCACGTCAACGAGTTGAAGGTGATCCAGCCCAAGCTGGAGCGCATTGCCAGGGAAGTCATGGACGAAAAGGGCGTCGAGTTCGAGTACAAGTTCGGCACCATGATCGAGATCCCTCGTGCGGCGCTGACCGCCGCCGAGATCGCCGAGGTCGCCGAGTTCTTCTCCTTCGGCACCAATGACCTGACCCAGATGACCTTTGGCTACAGCCGCGACGACGCCGAAGCCCGCTTCCTGCTGACCTACGTGGAAGATGGCATCTTGCCCGTCAATCCCTTCCAGACTATCGATCAGGAAGGAGTGGGACGACTGATGAAGTTCGCCGTCGACGAAGGCCGTGAGGTCCGCCCCGACCTTGAGGTGGGCATTTGCGGCGAGCATGGCGGAGATCCAAGCTCCGTCGAGTTCTGCCACATGATTGGCAACAACTACGTGAGCTGCTCCCCCTTCCGCGTGCCGATTGCGCGTTTAGCTGCTGCCCAGGCCACGATCAAACACGGAAAGTAA
- a CDS encoding S8 family serine peptidase — MTRKGVLFFVLMVSLVLALASPILAADRSQETAWQSKVDPWVMDKASESKTEFLVFLSQQADFGPAAALQSKDEKGRFVHQTLTALAEETQRPVIEELDRLAVDHRSYWVANMIWVNGGMEIVEAMARRADVAHIYANPTVQMEGPVSQGQPQSKEPEGIEWNISLVGAPDVWSAGFAGQGAVVAGQDTGYDWDHPALINQYRGWNGAIADHDYSWHDAIHSGGGSCGADSPFPCDDSQHGTHTMGTMVGDDGGSNQVGMAPLARWIGCRNMDQGNGTPATYSECYQWFIAPTRIDGSDPDPTMAPDVINNSWSCPPSEGCTDPNALLTVVDNVRAAGIVTAHSAGNSGPGCSSVSTPSAIYDSSFTVGATTSSDSIASFSSRGPVLVDGSNRLKPDISAPGQSIRSTVPGGGYGSGWSGTSMASPHVAGLVALVLSVRPDWSGNVHQLESVIEQNAVHLTSTQTCGGVPGNNIPNNTFGYGRIDAFATFLASQVPTAVTLSGLDADQSNPALPIALPGIALPATVLASLATTILLSRRRGKHESR, encoded by the coding sequence ATGACCCGCAAAGGTGTATTGTTTTTTGTTCTGATGGTGTCGCTGGTCCTCGCCCTGGCCAGCCCCATTCTGGCCGCCGACCGCAGCCAGGAGACGGCCTGGCAGTCCAAGGTTGACCCCTGGGTAATGGACAAGGCCTCCGAAAGCAAAACGGAATTCCTGGTATTTCTTTCCCAACAGGCTGACTTCGGGCCTGCCGCTGCGCTGCAATCGAAAGATGAAAAGGGTAGATTTGTTCATCAAACTCTCACAGCATTAGCCGAGGAAACCCAGCGACCGGTCATCGAGGAACTGGATCGACTGGCCGTGGATCACCGTTCCTATTGGGTTGCCAACATGATCTGGGTAAACGGTGGCATGGAGATCGTCGAAGCGATGGCACGCCGCGCCGATGTGGCCCACATTTACGCCAACCCAACGGTACAGATGGAGGGTCCAGTCAGCCAGGGCCAGCCGCAATCGAAGGAACCTGAAGGAATCGAATGGAATATCTCTCTGGTCGGTGCCCCCGATGTCTGGAGTGCCGGCTTTGCGGGACAGGGCGCGGTGGTTGCCGGACAGGATACCGGCTACGATTGGGATCACCCTGCCCTGATCAATCAGTACCGCGGCTGGAATGGTGCAATCGCCGACCACGACTACAGCTGGCACGATGCCATTCACAGTGGTGGTGGATCATGCGGGGCCGACTCCCCTTTTCCTTGCGACGACAGTCAACACGGTACCCACACCATGGGAACCATGGTTGGCGACGATGGCGGCAGCAACCAGGTAGGCATGGCTCCCCTGGCGCGCTGGATAGGGTGCCGTAACATGGACCAGGGAAATGGCACACCGGCCACCTACAGCGAGTGCTATCAGTGGTTCATCGCCCCAACCCGGATCGATGGCAGTGATCCCGATCCGACGATGGCGCCCGATGTTATCAACAATTCGTGGAGTTGCCCGCCAAGTGAAGGTTGCACCGATCCCAACGCCTTGCTCACTGTTGTGGACAACGTACGCGCTGCCGGGATTGTAACCGCCCACTCAGCCGGCAACAGCGGGCCGGGCTGCAGCAGTGTCAGTACACCGTCCGCCATCTACGATTCGTCGTTCACCGTGGGCGCAACCACCAGCTCCGATTCCATTGCCTCCTTCAGCAGCCGCGGTCCGGTTTTGGTCGATGGCAGCAACAGGCTCAAACCTGACATTTCGGCCCCGGGGCAGAGCATTCGCTCAACAGTACCGGGAGGGGGATATGGCAGCGGTTGGAGCGGTACAAGCATGGCTTCGCCCCATGTGGCTGGTCTGGTGGCCCTGGTGCTGTCGGTGCGCCCCGATTGGTCAGGCAACGTTCACCAACTCGAGTCCGTTATCGAGCAGAACGCTGTGCACCTGACCAGCACGCAGACCTGTGGTGGCGTCCCTGGCAACAACATTCCCAACAACACCTTCGGCTACGGCCGGATCGATGCCTTTGCTACCTTCCTGGCGAGCCAGGTGCCCACGGCAGTCACTCTGAGTGGGCTCGATGCGGATCAATCCAACCCGGCCCTACCCATTGCGTTGCCGGGCATTGCCCTGCCCGCGACAGTGCTGGCATCGCTGGCAACGACGATTCTCCTGAGCAGACGTCGGGGAAAACACGAATCTCGATAG
- a CDS encoding PPOX class F420-dependent oxidoreductase, translating to MAAKIPESHIDLIAGPVYAVLTTVSAENTPENSVVWASWDGTHVLVNTAEGRRKPENIRGNPHVAVVAIDPENPFRWIDVRGIVEEIVSDPDNSNINAHAKLYVGEDEYYGGVAPAEMKGTEERIIFKILPQRVVAFPPQG from the coding sequence ATGGCTGCAAAAATACCTGAATCGCATATCGACCTGATCGCTGGCCCTGTCTATGCGGTATTGACCACCGTTTCAGCGGAAAACACCCCTGAAAATTCGGTAGTCTGGGCCTCCTGGGATGGTACCCATGTTCTGGTTAACACGGCAGAAGGCCGCCGCAAACCGGAGAACATTCGCGGCAACCCCCATGTTGCCGTAGTCGCAATTGATCCCGAAAACCCCTTCCGCTGGATTGACGTGCGAGGAATCGTGGAGGAGATCGTGTCCGATCCCGATAACAGCAACATCAATGCCCACGCCAAACTATATGTGGGCGAAGACGAGTATTACGGTGGCGTCGCTCCAGCCGAGATGAAGGGTACGGAAGAGCGTATCATCTTCAAGATACTGCCCCAACGTGTGGTGGCCTTTCCGCCACAGGGCTAG
- a CDS encoding GxxExxY protein gives MTGLVLDATENDLTYRIIGAAMAVHNAIGSGFREEVYERVLENELLSREISVKRQYQVEVHHSGIPVALFIIDLWVDELVIVELKAFGHQLTNDEVSQVINYLKATGAPVGLLFNFGRRKLEFRRVFPGPDASFPIRRLGRDNVKRASE, from the coding sequence ATGACGGGTTTGGTATTGGATGCAACCGAAAATGACCTGACATATCGCATTATCGGTGCTGCCATGGCGGTGCATAACGCAATTGGGTCGGGCTTCAGGGAGGAGGTTTATGAGCGTGTACTGGAAAACGAACTGCTCAGCCGAGAAATTTCGGTGAAACGCCAATATCAGGTAGAAGTTCACCACTCTGGTATTCCCGTGGCTCTGTTCATCATTGATCTCTGGGTCGATGAGCTGGTAATCGTAGAACTCAAGGCATTCGGCCACCAGTTGACCAATGACGAGGTCTCTCAGGTCATTAATTACCTGAAGGCCACGGGTGCGCCAGTTGGCCTGCTATTCAATTTTGGTCGGCGCAAGTTGGAATTCCGACGCGTATTTCCTGGGCCCGATGCCAGCTTCCCAATCCGGCGTCTTGGACGGGATAACGTAAAAAGAGCCAGTGAATAA
- a CDS encoding ABC-F family ATP-binding cassette domain-containing protein, giving the protein MLQVRNISHWFGDLNILFQITFNLNPGERAGLIGPNGCGKTTLLRILMGDLEPDQGSVHLSPATTRTGYLPQALDFPWEATVGDVLRSAQGERIAAETRITQLADQIASASGETLAASLAAYDRALAIYEAMGGSRLQAEADQVLAGMGLAEVDQVRPVHALSGGQKTRLGLARLLLTQPDLLLLDEPTNHLDITALAWLEEYLSGYPGAILIVSHDRAFLDRTVNNILALDEKTHRLREYPGNYSDYALAVDRDLEKQWASYREQQERIKRLSISIGKLSGKAKGIENETIDFHYRRIAKDLARRSVVQKRRLERLLESEEMVEKPGLTWKMKLEFPDTPRSGQDVLQITDLQMGFGDRSLFDQVNLHLRYGDRVALIGPNGSGKTTLLRCITDDLEPLAGETRLGRGVRPGYLSQEQETLDPNATPLSLVRQAAPLNETEARSFLHYFLFAGDEVFSPVEQLSFGERSRLALALLAARGCNFLLLDEPINHLDIPSRESFEQAMAHYEGTVLAVVHDRYFIERFATTIWALDNGRVTVLSG; this is encoded by the coding sequence ATGCTTCAAGTCCGAAATATTTCCCATTGGTTTGGCGACCTCAATATCCTTTTCCAGATAACTTTCAACCTTAACCCCGGCGAGCGGGCCGGGCTGATCGGTCCCAATGGCTGTGGGAAAACAACTTTACTTCGTATCCTGATGGGCGACCTGGAACCGGATCAGGGCAGCGTACACCTGTCTCCTGCCACGACAAGGACAGGATACCTGCCGCAGGCCCTGGATTTTCCATGGGAAGCGACCGTTGGCGACGTGCTGCGATCAGCCCAGGGTGAGCGAATCGCCGCGGAAACGCGGATAACTCAATTGGCCGATCAAATCGCGAGCGCGAGCGGCGAAACCCTGGCAGCGTCGCTGGCCGCCTACGATCGTGCCCTGGCAATCTATGAGGCAATGGGTGGTAGTAGGTTGCAGGCCGAAGCCGATCAGGTATTGGCGGGTATGGGGCTGGCCGAAGTCGATCAGGTCCGGCCAGTCCACGCGCTCAGTGGCGGGCAGAAAACCCGGCTGGGCCTGGCACGGCTTCTCCTGACTCAGCCAGATCTGCTTCTGCTGGATGAACCGACCAACCATCTGGACATCACGGCGCTGGCCTGGCTCGAGGAATACCTCTCGGGATACCCTGGTGCTATCCTGATCGTCTCCCACGACCGGGCATTCCTCGACCGCACGGTAAACAACATTCTGGCCCTGGATGAGAAGACCCACAGGCTGCGCGAGTATCCCGGCAACTACAGCGATTATGCCCTGGCGGTCGACCGGGACCTGGAAAAGCAATGGGCATCCTACAGGGAACAACAGGAACGTATCAAACGCCTTAGCATCTCCATCGGCAAGCTTTCTGGCAAGGCGAAAGGCATTGAAAATGAAACCATCGACTTCCACTACCGTCGTATTGCCAAGGACCTGGCCAGACGATCTGTGGTCCAGAAACGCCGGTTGGAACGTTTGTTGGAAAGCGAGGAAATGGTTGAAAAACCAGGTTTGACCTGGAAGATGAAGCTGGAGTTTCCCGACACACCCCGTAGTGGTCAGGATGTGTTGCAGATCACCGATCTTCAGATGGGCTTCGGGGATCGTTCACTATTCGATCAGGTCAACCTGCACCTTCGCTATGGCGACCGGGTCGCGTTGATCGGACCCAACGGCAGCGGCAAGACAACCCTCTTGCGCTGCATCACGGATGACCTGGAACCGCTGGCCGGCGAGACTCGTCTCGGGCGTGGTGTGCGCCCGGGTTATCTGTCCCAGGAACAGGAAACGCTGGACCCGAATGCAACCCCTCTGAGCCTGGTTCGGCAGGCGGCCCCTTTGAATGAAACCGAAGCCCGCAGCTTCCTGCACTATTTCCTGTTCGCTGGAGACGAGGTGTTTTCGCCCGTGGAGCAACTAAGTTTCGGCGAGCGAAGCCGCCTCGCCCTGGCACTGCTGGCGGCGCGGGGCTGCAACTTTCTGCTGCTGGACGAACCGATCAACCACCTGGATATCCCATCGCGAGAGAGCTTTGAACAGGCTATGGCCCACTACGAGGGCACCGTGTTGGCCGTTGTGCACGACCGTTACTTCATCGAGCGCTTTGCCACAACGATCTGGGCCCTCGACAACGGGAGGGTGACTGTGCTGTCTGGTTGA
- a CDS encoding M48 family metallopeptidase, giving the protein MKTQIIRSKRRRKTVSAREVDGIFVVRAPADMSDEELAPIIEKLQAQWDRRRRRNALDDDQLEQRARDLNRRCFDGKLRWQSIRWVSNQLARFGSCTPNRGTIRISHRVAEMPRFVQDYVLVHELAHLAEPNHGPRFWELVYRYPRTERARGYLMAVGMEELEDD; this is encoded by the coding sequence ATGAAAACCCAGATAATTCGCAGCAAACGGCGTCGCAAGACGGTCAGCGCTCGCGAGGTGGATGGCATTTTTGTGGTCAGAGCTCCTGCCGACATGAGCGATGAGGAACTCGCTCCCATCATCGAGAAATTGCAGGCACAGTGGGATCGGCGCAGGCGACGAAATGCGCTGGACGATGACCAGCTGGAACAGCGAGCCAGAGACCTCAACCGGCGCTGCTTCGACGGTAAGCTGCGCTGGCAGTCAATTCGCTGGGTTTCCAATCAGCTGGCTCGTTTTGGCAGCTGCACGCCAAATCGCGGCACCATTCGCATCTCACATCGGGTGGCCGAGATGCCCCGTTTCGTGCAGGACTACGTGCTGGTCCATGAGCTTGCCCACCTGGCAGAACCGAATCATGGTCCCCGATTCTGGGAACTGGTCTACCGTTACCCGCGCACCGAGCGTGCGCGGGGTTACCTGATGGCTGTGGGGATGGAAGAACTGGAAGACGATTAG
- a CDS encoding low molecular weight protein-tyrosine-phosphatase, producing the protein MIRVLFVCLGNICRSPMAEAVFQNLVDDEGLSGDIEADSVGTAGWHVGEPAHPGTRQVLKRNGIPYQGRSRQVTPADLAESDYVIAMDGSNIDDLRRLDRQEVLEGKLFRLLDFAPPDSPQDVPDPYYEGNFDYVYELVNASSRNLLAFIRQEQGL; encoded by the coding sequence ATGATCCGAGTACTGTTTGTTTGCCTGGGCAACATCTGCCGCTCGCCGATGGCTGAAGCCGTCTTCCAAAATCTGGTGGACGACGAGGGCCTGTCCGGTGACATCGAAGCGGATTCAGTTGGCACTGCCGGCTGGCACGTCGGCGAGCCGGCCCATCCTGGTACCCGCCAGGTGCTGAAACGCAACGGCATTCCCTACCAAGGGCGTTCACGCCAGGTTACCCCAGCCGATCTGGCAGAATCCGACTATGTGATTGCCATGGACGGCAGCAACATCGACGATCTGCGCCGGTTGGACAGGCAAGAAGTGCTTGAAGGCAAGCTCTTTCGCCTGCTCGATTTCGCGCCGCCCGATTCTCCCCAGGATGTACCAGATCCCTACTACGAGGGCAATTTCGATTACGTCTACGAACTGGTGAACGCCAGCAGCCGCAACCTGTTGGCTTTCATTCGCCAGGAACAGGGGCTGTGA